Proteins encoded within one genomic window of Vidua macroura isolate BioBank_ID:100142 chromosome 2, ASM2450914v1, whole genome shotgun sequence:
- the RCSD1 gene encoding capZ-interacting protein isoform X1 has translation MENRPAETNSEVDKSASPSVAQLAGKFKEQAANIPGKEVPPHKPTRRKPPCSLPLYSHKTETSDNDEQKRSPNACPIPKVKVKSSPMIEKLQANLAFAPAALLPGVSPKSPGMKVLVSPFSTPPSTPTSPGTQSQPSETPVSFDQPPESTQLQFYNKVRTRGSIKRRPPSRRFRRSLSEYGDGEDLGVNLSSPENGAREDEVFGPNGKTEEVETGSKEQKKQEGSDEKPASRTGSSRSEDEEKGSKEQKKQAESGEKPPSRRGSSRSEDGEKGEKQAEEITPCKNNAGNTKEEEVCHDGSGEENSPQPPSGNNEKCDSPQGEEQQSTACEQGKGDKEKEEAEAETKESSESTDTQRISDTEETALAPEPLQDAVGLGTASEPSVSVTQDQGTA, from the exons AACAGGCCAGCAGAGACCAACTCGGAGGTGGACAAGTCAGCATCACCCTCAGTGGCTCAGCTAGCAGGGAAGTTCAAAGAGCAAGCAGCCAATATCCCTGGAAAAGAG GTACCACCACATAAGCCAACTCGGAGGAAACcaccctgctcccttcccttgTATTCCCACAAAACTGAGACAAGTGACAATGATGAGCAA aagcGGTCGCCAAATGCTTGCCCCATTCCCAAGGTCAAGGTGAAAAGTTCACCCATGATTGAAAAGCTGCAG GCCAATCTGGcttttgctccagctgctctgctgccgGGAGTGTCTCCCAAAAGCCCTGGGATGAAGGTCCTGGTTTCTCCGTTCAGCACGCCTCCCTCAACGCCCACCAGCCCAGGGACTCAGTCCCAGCCCAGCGAGACGCCAGTCAGCTTTGATCAGCCCCCAGAAAGCACTCAGCTGCAGTTCTACAACAAG GTGCGGACGCGAGGATCGATAAAGCGCCGGCCTCCCTCCCGGAGGTTCCGAAGATCTCTGTCCGAGTACGGAGATGGGGAAGATTTAGGGGTCAACTTGTCGTCTCCAGAAAATGGTGCCAGGGAAGATGAGGTCTTTGGGCCCAATGGCAAGACAGAGGAAGTAGAAACAGGGagcaaagagcaaaagaaacaggaagGGTCTGATGAGAAGCCAGCATCGAGGACAGGATCCAGCAGATCAGAGGATGAAGAAAAAGGGagcaaagagcagaagaaacagGCAGAGTCTGGTGAGAAGCCCCCGTCAAGGAGAGGATCCAGTAGATCAGAAgatggggaaaaaggggaaaaacaggCAGAGGAAATTACTCCTTGCAAGAATAACGCAGGGAATACAAAAGAGGAGGAAGTGTGTCATGATGGCTCAGGAGAGGAGAACTCTCCTCAGCCTCCCTCTGGAAACAATGAGAAGTGTGACAGTCCCCAGGGAGAAGAACAGCAAAGCACTGCCTGTGAACAAGGAAAGGGAgacaaggagaaggaggaagctGAAGCTGAAACAAAGGAGAGCAGTGagagcacagacacacagagaataTCAGACACTGAAGAAACAGCACTGGCACCTGAACCACTGCAGGATGCAGTGGGATTAGGGACTGCCAGTGAGCCTTCAGTGTCAGTCACGCAGGACCAGGGCACAGCATAG
- the RCSD1 gene encoding capZ-interacting protein isoform X2, with protein sequence MENRPAETNSEVDKSASPSVAQLAGKFKEQAANIPGKEKRSPNACPIPKVKVKSSPMIEKLQANLAFAPAALLPGVSPKSPGMKVLVSPFSTPPSTPTSPGTQSQPSETPVSFDQPPESTQLQFYNKVRTRGSIKRRPPSRRFRRSLSEYGDGEDLGVNLSSPENGAREDEVFGPNGKTEEVETGSKEQKKQEGSDEKPASRTGSSRSEDEEKGSKEQKKQAESGEKPPSRRGSSRSEDGEKGEKQAEEITPCKNNAGNTKEEEVCHDGSGEENSPQPPSGNNEKCDSPQGEEQQSTACEQGKGDKEKEEAEAETKESSESTDTQRISDTEETALAPEPLQDAVGLGTASEPSVSVTQDQGTA encoded by the exons AACAGGCCAGCAGAGACCAACTCGGAGGTGGACAAGTCAGCATCACCCTCAGTGGCTCAGCTAGCAGGGAAGTTCAAAGAGCAAGCAGCCAATATCCCTGGAAAAGAG aagcGGTCGCCAAATGCTTGCCCCATTCCCAAGGTCAAGGTGAAAAGTTCACCCATGATTGAAAAGCTGCAG GCCAATCTGGcttttgctccagctgctctgctgccgGGAGTGTCTCCCAAAAGCCCTGGGATGAAGGTCCTGGTTTCTCCGTTCAGCACGCCTCCCTCAACGCCCACCAGCCCAGGGACTCAGTCCCAGCCCAGCGAGACGCCAGTCAGCTTTGATCAGCCCCCAGAAAGCACTCAGCTGCAGTTCTACAACAAG GTGCGGACGCGAGGATCGATAAAGCGCCGGCCTCCCTCCCGGAGGTTCCGAAGATCTCTGTCCGAGTACGGAGATGGGGAAGATTTAGGGGTCAACTTGTCGTCTCCAGAAAATGGTGCCAGGGAAGATGAGGTCTTTGGGCCCAATGGCAAGACAGAGGAAGTAGAAACAGGGagcaaagagcaaaagaaacaggaagGGTCTGATGAGAAGCCAGCATCGAGGACAGGATCCAGCAGATCAGAGGATGAAGAAAAAGGGagcaaagagcagaagaaacagGCAGAGTCTGGTGAGAAGCCCCCGTCAAGGAGAGGATCCAGTAGATCAGAAgatggggaaaaaggggaaaaacaggCAGAGGAAATTACTCCTTGCAAGAATAACGCAGGGAATACAAAAGAGGAGGAAGTGTGTCATGATGGCTCAGGAGAGGAGAACTCTCCTCAGCCTCCCTCTGGAAACAATGAGAAGTGTGACAGTCCCCAGGGAGAAGAACAGCAAAGCACTGCCTGTGAACAAGGAAAGGGAgacaaggagaaggaggaagctGAAGCTGAAACAAAGGAGAGCAGTGagagcacagacacacagagaataTCAGACACTGAAGAAACAGCACTGGCACCTGAACCACTGCAGGATGCAGTGGGATTAGGGACTGCCAGTGAGCCTTCAGTGTCAGTCACGCAGGACCAGGGCACAGCATAG